GCCCTGAATAATATAGAGGGGATACAGTGCGGTCTTCCCACAGGCGCCTTTTATGTCTTCCCGAATGTCTCCGGAGTACTTGGCAAGGGATACGAAGGCAGGGTAATAGAGGATTCTTCAGCCCTTGCACTTTATTTCCTGGAAGAGGCCGGGGTTGCCCTTGTGCCCGGCAGTGCATTCGGGGCCGAGGGGTATATCAGGATATCGTATGCAACGTCTATGGAGAATATCCGCAAGGCTGTAGAAAGGATTGGAGAAGCCATTGAAAAACTCTCCTGAGAAAGCTTTCCGCTCCGGCTACGTCTCCATACTGGGAAGACCCAATGTAGGGAAATCCACTTTTCTCAACGCCATCCTCGGAGAGAAGGTTGCCATTGTAACAAGCAAACCCCAGACAACGAGAAACAGGATAATCGGAGTCAAGACAACCCCGTCAGCACAAATCGTATTTATTGATACCCCCGGCATACACAAGCCAATGGGAAGGCTGGGTGAATTTATGGTGAAAGAGGCGATGGAGAGTCTCAAGGAGGTTGATATTGTCCTCCTTATGGTTGAACCGCAAAGGCCGGGGACTGAAGAGACAGCAATAATCGACCTCTTTAAACAGAGGAAAAACCTGACGGTTTTTTTGCTGATCAACAAGATAGACATAATCAGGAAAAGTGAACTCCTTCCCATCATTGAGAAATACAATCTGCTTTATCCTTTTGATGAAATAATCCCGGTGTCTGCCGTAAGGGGAGACGGCCTTGATATTGTCCTCGGGAAGATAGTTAATCGCCTGCCGGAAGGGCCAAAATACTATCCCGATGACATATTTACAGACCAGCTTGAGCGGTTTATGGTGGCCGAAATAATTCGTGAAAAAATAATGAACCTTACAGAGGAAGAGATACCCTACTCAGTGGCAGTGGAGGTGACTCAATGGGAAGAGAAAGAGGATATGATAGTAATCAATGCCAACATATATGTTGAAAAAGAGAGCCAAAAGGGTATAATAATAGGTAAGAGAGGTGCAATGCTGAAGGCCATTGGTACTGCTTCGAGGAAGGAAATAGAGGGTTTGCTTAATACAAAGGTTTATATGGAGTTGTGGGTCAAGGTTAAAAAAGACTGGAGAAAAAAAACAGGTACATTGAGGGAATTAGGGTACCGGTAATGCTGATCCAGATGAAAGTAGAAGGACTTCTTTTTGACCCGAGAAGCGGGATGTACATCCTGCTTCTTAAGGAGATCGACGGTGCTCAGACGCTCCCGATCTGGATCGGAAAGCCGGAAGCGGACTCCATCGCCCTTGCCCTTGGACGGGTTATAACACCAAGACCACTGACCCATGATCTCCTGAAAAACATCCTCACAACCCTTGATGTCGGGATATCAAGGATTGTGGTTACGGATATAATAGACAACACCTATTATGCCAGCCTTTACCTGCTTGACGGCAGCAAGGAGATACCTGTGGATTCAAGGCCAAGTGATGCCGTTGCCATAGCATTAAGGCTTCATGTGCCCATATTTGTTGAAGATGATATACTTGAAAAGAGGAACACTGACGAGCTGGAGGAGTGGCTGAAAAACCTGAAGCCCGAGGATTTCGGAAATATAATGTAAAGCCCGGGGCCTTGCTCCAGTGGCAGGCTTTCAGACGGCATTTATCTGAATAATGATAAAAAAGACCGAAGGCATCGTCCTGAGAAACAGACCCCACCATGATGCTGACCTTATTGTAACCTATCTAACCCCCTCTCATGGAATACTGAACCTGTATGCAAAAAGCCCAAGGAAAGTCGGCAGCAGGTTCGGCAGTAGCCTGGAGCCCCTCACCTATGCAAGGATAAGTTGCTTTGGCAAGGAGCAGGCTGCCCTTCCAAGACTGACTCAGTCTGACATTGTAAGGACATTTAATGTACTCAGGGAGTCCACGGACTCCTTCATCAGGATATCCGAGGTGCTTGAACTGACACTGCGACTCCTTCCGGAGAGAGAACCCAACCGTATGGTTTTCCCGCTCCTCCTCAACATGCTTTTATCCCTTGAAAGAGAACCGGGGAATTCACTGTATGTAACCTTCTATAAACTGAGAATCCTCTCGCTTGCAGGCTTTGCACCAAGGGTGGGACAATGTGTAAGGTGCGGGAGAATAGCCGGAAGGTTTTACTTCAGCGAAGGAAGCACCGTCTGCAGGAGTTGTGCAGGTCCGGCTGACGGTTTTATGGAACTCAGCCCGCCTGTGCAGAGGGTCTACAATTACCTCATGAGAACCGGGCCTGCAACGGTCAGGCGGTTGAGGTTGACCGAAGAGATACACTCAGGGCTTGAAGCACTGATAAACTCTCATATAAACTATACTGTAGTGGGAAAACTGAATACGCGAGAATATGCAGAAGGACTGAAGGCCCTGTAGTAATTCTTGTTATTTCTCCATGTTTTTCAGGATTTCAATATCATAAATCATTCAATTTAGGTTAAAATTACCTCTGTAAATCATATACTGCTAATAAGATAAGAGGATGCAATGAAAGGCAAACGGGAGACCATAAAAAACCTTATATCCATTCAGGAGAGGGTGAACAGGTTATTTGAGGATGTTTTTGCTGATACTGAGGCAGCAGGGGAGGGCCAGTCCGTTTCCTGGTCTCCACGGGTGGATATCTATGAAACAGGTGATGAGTTTGTTGTAAATGCCGAACTTCCCGGAGTGAAAGAGAAGAACCTGGATATCAAGGTTGAGGGTAATGCCCTTGTGATAAAGGGTTACAGACCTCATATTCATGATTTGTCCTCGGAGGAAACCGGGGGGAAATACCACATGGTCGAATGCACATATGGTGCATTCAAGAGGTCTTTTCTGCTTCCTGAAAGCGTTGATGCCGGGAAGATCACGGCCCTGCTCAAGGATGGGATTCTCAGGATTGTGTTGCAAAAAAAATCAAGAGATATTGCACAAAATATAAGGATAGATTGAAGGCATGGCATGTTGAGTGCAAAACTGGGACATTTCCTTGACAAACCTCTAAAACCTGTTGCAAGGCGAATAAGGTTAACACCGAATTTTTTTACTGCTGCAGGCTTCCTGATTACAGTCATAGCAGCCGTCACAATACCATATAGCCAGAAGACCGGAGGCGTACTGATACTTCTTGGCGGTGCTTTTGATGTGCTGGATGGCGTAGTGGCAAGGACAAACGGAAAGGTTACGGACTTTGGTGCCTTTCTCGATTCTGTGCTTGACCGTTACTCGGATGCCTTTCTCTTTCTTTCCATTGCCTGGTACATGGTGCTTCAGGGAGAGGAAACAGGGGTTTTTCTCAGTATCGGAGCCCTTGTAGGTGCCTTCCTTATCAGTTATGCAAGGGCAAGGGCAGGGGCGCTTGGCAGGAATTGTCATACCGGCATTATGGAGAGGCCCGAGCGTATAATTCTTATTGCTGTGGCCTGTTTTACAGGCTATTTCCTGCCGATTCTCTGGCTGCTCTTTATCCTCACTCACCTTACGGTTATTCAGAGAGTCATTCATGTAAAAAAAGAGTGTCTCAAACAAAAGACTTAAAGTCCTTTTTCCCGCCGGTAATCCCGGAGATTTCCGCTCCTGTATACACATAACCCGGCCATCGGGTATAATAAATTACAGTTTCAGATTCTCGTCAAAGTCGTGTTATGGGACCAAACTTTCTATGTATCGGGACCTATCGTGCCGGGACTACCTGGCTCTATAGGGTGCTTAAGGAACATCCGGATATCTTTCTTCCTGATGAGAAGGAGCTGATGTTTTTCAGTCATCATTACGACAAGGGTATCGGATGGTACGAAAAGTTCTTTGAAAGCCGCCATGGACAGAAGTGTGCCGGAGACATATCACCGACATATCTGAGTTCACCACAGGCAGCCGCACGCATTTACAGGCACTTCCCTGATGTGAAGCTGATCGTTTCACTCCGTAATCCTGCGGAGCAGGTATATTCATTGTATAAATTGTGGCTGGCCAGGAGTTATACTGACAAGGATATCAGTATTGCCATTGAAGAGGAGAAAGAGTTTCTGGACAATATCCTCTACTGGAGGCATTTGTCGAGGTATCTGGAATTCTTTGATCGGAAAAACATCCTGGTCCTGTTTTTTGAGGACCTGAAAGAAGACCCTAAGGCATATCTCAAACAGGTATACGGGTTTCTGGGGGTTGAGGAGCGTTATCCGGAGAGTATCTATGAAAAATACAATCAATACAGAAAGCCACGTAATATGATAGTGGAAAATATCATAACCGGTACCGGCGACCTGCTTCGCCGGCTGAGGCTTCTTAAGTTCAAGTCGCTTCTCAATAATATCGGTGTCAGTGAGTGGATAAAGAAGTTTAATACCAGGAAAGAGAAAAAGGACGAGATGCCCGGAGAGGTTCGCAGCCGTATTAATGAATATATAAAAGACGACAAACGCAGGCTTGAAGAGTTTGTGGGTAGGGACCTCTCTTTCTGGAGATGACCGGAGCTGATTATGCCTATTATTCTTGTTACCAACGATGATGGAATACATTCTGAGGGACTCATGGCCTTGTACAGGGCCATGGGGGATATTGCAGATGCCTATATTGTAGCGCCTGACAGGGAAAAGAGTGCTGTCAGTCATGCCCTCACCATGCACCGGCCCCTCAGGGTTGACGAGATAAAGGAAAAAATCTATACCGTAAACGGGACCCCTACCGACTGTGTTGTAGTAGCGGTTGAAAAGGTTC
The Nitrospirota bacterium genome window above contains:
- a CDS encoding Hsp20/alpha crystallin family protein; translation: MKGKRETIKNLISIQERVNRLFEDVFADTEAAGEGQSVSWSPRVDIYETGDEFVVNAELPGVKEKNLDIKVEGNALVIKGYRPHIHDLSSEETGGKYHMVECTYGAFKRSFLLPESVDAGKITALLKDGILRIVLQKKSRDIAQNIRID
- a CDS encoding sulfotransferase produces the protein MGPNFLCIGTYRAGTTWLYRVLKEHPDIFLPDEKELMFFSHHYDKGIGWYEKFFESRHGQKCAGDISPTYLSSPQAAARIYRHFPDVKLIVSLRNPAEQVYSLYKLWLARSYTDKDISIAIEEEKEFLDNILYWRHLSRYLEFFDRKNILVLFFEDLKEDPKAYLKQVYGFLGVEERYPESIYEKYNQYRKPRNMIVENIITGTGDLLRRLRLLKFKSLLNNIGVSEWIKKFNTRKEKKDEMPGEVRSRINEYIKDDKRRLEEFVGRDLSFWR
- the era gene encoding GTPase Era, with product MKNSPEKAFRSGYVSILGRPNVGKSTFLNAILGEKVAIVTSKPQTTRNRIIGVKTTPSAQIVFIDTPGIHKPMGRLGEFMVKEAMESLKEVDIVLLMVEPQRPGTEETAIIDLFKQRKNLTVFLLINKIDIIRKSELLPIIEKYNLLYPFDEIIPVSAVRGDGLDIVLGKIVNRLPEGPKYYPDDIFTDQLERFMVAEIIREKIMNLTEEEIPYSVAVEVTQWEEKEDMIVINANIYVEKESQKGIIIGKRGAMLKAIGTASRKEIEGLLNTKVYMELWVKVKKDWRKKTGTLRELGYR
- a CDS encoding bifunctional nuclease family protein, producing the protein MKVEGLLFDPRSGMYILLLKEIDGAQTLPIWIGKPEADSIALALGRVITPRPLTHDLLKNILTTLDVGISRIVVTDIIDNTYYASLYLLDGSKEIPVDSRPSDAVAIALRLHVPIFVEDDILEKRNTDELEEWLKNLKPEDFGNIM
- the recO gene encoding DNA repair protein RecO, yielding MIKKTEGIVLRNRPHHDADLIVTYLTPSHGILNLYAKSPRKVGSRFGSSLEPLTYARISCFGKEQAALPRLTQSDIVRTFNVLRESTDSFIRISEVLELTLRLLPEREPNRMVFPLLLNMLLSLEREPGNSLYVTFYKLRILSLAGFAPRVGQCVRCGRIAGRFYFSEGSTVCRSCAGPADGFMELSPPVQRVYNYLMRTGPATVRRLRLTEEIHSGLEALINSHINYTVVGKLNTREYAEGLKAL
- a CDS encoding CDP-alcohol phosphatidyltransferase family protein; translation: MLSAKLGHFLDKPLKPVARRIRLTPNFFTAAGFLITVIAAVTIPYSQKTGGVLILLGGAFDVLDGVVARTNGKVTDFGAFLDSVLDRYSDAFLFLSIAWYMVLQGEETGVFLSIGALVGAFLISYARARAGALGRNCHTGIMERPERIILIAVACFTGYFLPILWLLFILTHLTVIQRVIHVKKECLKQKT